The following are encoded in a window of Cottoperca gobio chromosome 20, fCotGob3.1, whole genome shotgun sequence genomic DNA:
- the kif9 gene encoding kinesin-like protein KIF9 isoform X2 yields the protein MKAHSSKVGVFVRIRPTANFSKDLIECLPDGQTVNIHHKKDSRRPQDSRKSQLSSFRLEGVLQDVSQGELYARVCQRVVLGALDGYNGTLMCFGQTGAGKTYTMTGSTESYKQRGIIPRALQEEVENRTEHAFSVYLSYLEIYNETLVDLLSSLQGSPHPSPRGMVVSEEPGRGVFIRGLSIHPVHSEEEALNLLFEGEMNRIIESHALNRNSSRSHCIFTVHIESRSRTLSDAKYITSKLNLVDLAGSERLGKTGSEGRMFKEAMYINKSLSFLEQAILALADRRRDHVTFRQTKLTHALKDSLGGNCNTVLVANIYGEAAQIEETLSTLRFASRMMCVRTSPAVNQHMDPAAQIKKLKRDVQMLKGELSICNTLVNRPNIPYESSKAQQAEIHSQVQRYLEGSLEEISIISIRQVHAVFAQFKLAVQEQEQKVKAWLCQTYNLVEIDQCAKTADIKEWDTRGSTEDVSAQPLKNAHRPSSIKGKTKRFKAKESQSRRGGEGSPVSWKGLESASKSKLSSVQIPKREQESQEPDTESQDTQESESQDTQESQPPGNEPFHPDLLSLPSSTLTKAEAFEDFKVGRGSKLNRILKENKAVLLERRSLLQQLTEEVNAVKREMDCTAATIQQHKETRGGQGQYLVMEGEPDATSLKQLSDLKALYRQRYEVLRDIKAEINYCQHLVDQCRVRLLSEFDNWYKKSFLVPEEELERSMDKTLEQEDNQLPYELLPENSSSESFYNARYRTLKRRDRALSFTPVQGNSSSGSGQRRLPPILPIS from the exons CATCACAAGAAAGACTCCAGGAGGCCCCAGGACTCCAGAAAAAGTCAGCTGAGCTCATTCCGGCTGGAAGGCGTCCTGCAGGATGTATCCCAGGGGGAGTTGTACGCCAGAGTGTGCCAACGGGTGGTACTGGGAGCACTGGATGGCTATAATG gtACTCTGATGTGTTTTGGGCAGACGGGTGCAGGAAAGACCTACACCATGACGGGATCCACAGAATCATACAAGCAGAGAGGAATCATTCCTCGGGCCCTTCAAGAA GAAGTGGAGAACAGGACTGAGCACGCTTTCTCTGTTTACCTGTCCTACCTGGAAATCTATAATGAGACCTTGGTGGACCTGCTGTCATCGCTGCAAGGCTCACCACACCCGTCTCCCCGTGGTATGGTGGTGAGTGAGGAGCCGGGCAGAGGGGTGTTCATCAGAGGTCTGTCTATTCACCCTGTCCACAGTGAGGAGGAGGCTCTTAACCTGCTGTTTGAG ggTGAGATGAATCGCATTATTGAATCTCATGCCTTGAACAGGAACTCCTCCAGGTCCCACTGTATCTTCACTGTGCATATAGAG TCCCGCTCACGGACTCTGTCTGATGCTAAGTACATCACCTCCAAGCTGAATCTGGTAGATTTGGCGGGGTCAGAGAGGCTGGGAAAGACCGGG TCAGAGGGTCGGATGTTCAAGGAAGCCATGTACATCAACAAGTCGTTGTCTTTCCTTGAGCAGGCCATCCTGGCCTTGGCGGACCGCCGCAGAGACCACGTTACCTTCAGACAGACTAAACTCACTCATGCCCTCAAAGACTCACTGG GAGGGAACTGCAACACTGTGCTTGTGGCCAACATCTACGGTGAGGCTGCACAGATAGAAGAAACA CTCTCTACTCTGCGGTTTGCCAGCAGAATGATGTGCGTTAGGACAAGTCCTGCTGTTAATCAACATATGGATCCAGCT GCTCAGATCAAGAAACTTAAGAGGGATGTACAGATGCTGAAAGGGGAACTGTCCATCTGCAACACATTG GTGAACAGACCGAACATCCCGTATGAGTCGTCTAAGGCCCAGCAGGCTGAGATCCACAGCCAGGTTCAGAGGTACCTAGAGGGAAGCCTGGAGGAAATCAGT ATCATAAGTATCAGGCAGGTCCACGCAGTGTTTGCCCAGTTCAAGCTTGCTGTGCA GGAACAGGAGCAGAAGGTGAAGGCTTGGTTATGTCAGACCTACAACTTGGTGGAGATAGACCAATGTGCTAAGACAGCTGATATCAAG GAGTGGGACACCAGAGGCAGCACTGAAGATGTGTCTGCGCAGCCACTGAAGAATGCCCATCGCCCAAGTTCAATCAAAGGCAAAACTAAAAGGTTTAAGGCCAAAGAGAG CCAAagcaggaggggaggagaggggagtcCAGTTTCATGGAAGGGTTTGGAGAGTGCCTCCAAATCAAAGCTGAGTTCTGTCCAGATTCCTAAACGGGAACAGGAGTCACAAGAACCAGACACAGAGAGCCAGGACACACAGGAGTCAGAGAGCCAGGACACACAGGAGTCACAACCACCTGGCAATGAACCCTTCCACCCTGA CTTGCTGTCTCTGCCCAGCTCTACTCTTACCAAAGCAGAAGCCTTTGAGGATTTTAAAGTGGGACGAGGCAGCAAGCTCAACCGCATCCTTAAGGAGAACAAGGCCGTGCTGCTGGAACGCCGCAGTCTTCTTCAACAGCTAACTGAGGAGGTCAACGCTGTCAAGAGAGAGATGGACTGCACCGCGGCCACCATACAGCAGCAcaaggagacgagaggaggccAAG GTCAGTATTTGGTTATGGAGGGGGAGCCAGATGCCACTTCATTGAAGCAGCTCAGTGATCTGAAGGCCCTTTACCGGCAGAGATATGAGGTGCTGCGTGACATCAAGGCAGAGATCAACTACTGTCAACACCTTGTGGATCAGTGCAGGGTGCGTCTGCTATCAG AATTTGACAACTGGTATAAGAAGTCTTTCCTGGTACccgaggaggagctggagaggtCTATGGATAAGACGCTTGAACAA GAGGATAACCAGCTGCCTTATGAGCTTCTTCCTGAGAACTCCAGCTCTGAGTCCTTCTACAACGCCCGCTACAGAACTCTGAAAAGG AGGGACAGGGCGCTGTCCTTTACTCCAGTACAGGGGAACTCGTCTTCAGGGTCTGGACAGAGAAGACTTCCTCCAATTCTACCTATTAGTTAA